The DNA segment CACAATTTTCAGTTGCATGGATTTGAGTAGTATACGAATTACATAAAGTTATCGTTATGAGCCAGtgattaaaaacattttagaCGACCGTAATACTACTAATATGAGTTTAAATGCTTCCTTAAACATTATGATTTTGTgattatcaaaaaataatatattacatccaaaaaaaggaatgcattcatctgaaaaaaaaaaatatattaattaaTATAGTAATGCTTTTTTATTCAACTTTATCTATCCATCGATTTATAACGATAAGATATATACAAAGGTATTTCAATGATCAGGTATTTTTATGTACTAAGCTCAGGGATCTCAGGGAACGTATggaggagaggaaaaaaaacaagtgtaTCCGAAAGAATCGGGGATCCTGCGTGGTGCCTGGCAAGAGATTTGGAAGGTAGATTCACGGCTactaatttacattttatgcTATGGTGTGAAAGCTGAACCTTACTGCgaggagtgttttttttttaattttgtataTGAAAATATCGCTAGACGATAACTGTATTGGGAAATTATCAACCGTTTTACGCAGATTGAACAACTCCACGTTTGATTCGAACTGTGATCCTTCTATCGTGAAATAAGAATTAGAAACTTCTTTAGCTGATAAAAATTCTACAACATGGTTATCTGTAGTGAGAAACCATGCGTTTCTGAATCCCATCATCAGATAAAAATCGCATCTCAATCGTAAACCAGACCCAGTTCCTATAAGCGTAGGAAATTTTGGTGGAACAAtatttgttgctttctttaaAGTTTCGATTTCTCTTGATCTTGTAATTACCTGTTCGGTACATCTATTACCCGAACGCATTAAACGCTTCAGTAATTgtaaatgattttcaaaatcataCGTTGAAATCTCCTCCATGGAGCCAAACCTATCACAATCGTCATAAATATGAATGAGATTATGAACGTTGCTTGTTATGTGTTCACGACCGTAAATATTTGCGAAACCTTTGAGGAATTCTTTAAACATCATTTTAGCTTGAGGCCAAAAGTGTTTATGAGTTTTCGTGGCAAAAATTGTATGTGCACAAAAATATAGCAAATAATGCTGAAACGCTTCTTCCCACATAAAATCCTTGTATATAATAACACTagcgtaaaacaaaaatgatctATATTCAGTTCCTTTCCAAAAGCCACTGAATTTTATATGTCTGAAACGTCTTTGAATTTCCCCTGGAAGCTggattttcattaa comes from the Anopheles coluzzii chromosome 2, AcolN3, whole genome shotgun sequence genome and includes:
- the LOC120961283 gene encoding uncharacterized protein LOC120961283, with the protein product MLLALFRRKLKLRLPADARTLLKTPTQVGLEIQPILGGHFWYQGIEYVLMTHFNNTTPRVDRFRAQIFIDWLPLFNSSARQLWPILMKVVELPEAPVMLLGVFCGHTKPDNVEGFLRPLVTEANDLQKRGLQFGEKNVRFKLHMFVADSPARCFAKATISYVGRNSCLKCTCEGTQVGRKIVFEDADAQLRTDLGFRGREDQKHHKAWKSPLEDIDELDMIKDIIIADGLHVRDLGVSKKIATGIFNHTFARFSKWTDTQKETVSSFLMKIQLPGEIQRRFRHIKFSGFWKGTEYRSFLFYASVIIYKDFMWEEAFQHYLLYFCAHTIFATKTHKHFWPQAKMMFKEFLKGFANIYGREHITSNVHNLIHIYDDCDRFGSMEEISTYDFENHLQLLKRLMRSGNRCTEQVITRSREIETLKKATNIVPPKFPTLIGTGSGLRLRCDFYLMMGFRNAWFLTTDNHVVEFLSAKEVSNSYFTIEGSQFESNVELFNLRKTVDNFPIQLSSSDIFIYKIKKKTLLAVRFSFHTIA